AGCTCTTTGGGAACTGTAGAGGAACTGGATGGGATTTAGCAGTTGAGGAATCTGCTGCATCAGTGTGTAGTATTACTAGATGTGCTACTTTCTGGGGATTTCTTGGGCACTGCTGCTGTCTGCAGGAGTACACAACAGTTGGAATTGCCGGATCAAACAAGGGCTGGATACACAAGGAAGTTTTCCCGTTCTATTGTTCATTCTCTTTTGCAGATTGATCCACCATGTCTTTAGCAGATGAGCTTCTGGCTGACCTTGAAGAGGCagctgaggaagaggaaggaagcttTGCAGATGAGGAGGATGAGCCTGCCATTGAGGATGTCCAAGAGGAGATGCAAATGGATCTGGCAACTGATTCAGTCAAGAGTATTGCCAAGCTTTGGGACAGCAAGATGGTAAGAGAAAAAAGCCCGTTTTGGTGTAGCTCAGCATTGCCCAGCTTGATGTTTATGGTGGGGGAGATGGTTCTGTGCAGCTGAGTTGCTAAATGCGGCATGATGGTCTCCATCTATACCAAAGAACAATCCACAGTTTATTGCTGAGTATTGTATTGTTAAAAAGAATTTGAAAAATCCATGCGTCTAACTCAGTGTAACATCAAGGATTACAATATGACAAAAGCATTTCAGTCAAAGCTTACGTTATATGCCTTCAGAGCAAAAATTCAATGTACAGAAGTCCTACTTCTCAGTATGCAGAGGATAATGTGCAAATAGCTTCGCTAGCCTTTTTTTTGTGATAAattatctgacatttatttgtcTACAAAGTTCCCATTGTCTGTTCACCTAGTAAGTCCTGCACCTGATTCCAACCTGACCATTTTCCATCAAAATTAAATAAAGCAGTTATTTCATGAACAAACATcagcctctcatgtgccattatCAAACCAGGACCAAAATAAGGAGTATAGTCTTTCCCTTCAGTTCCCTAGGCTGGGTCAGCATCTCATAACATACATTTAAATGACTGGGTGGGACAGTGAGAGTAAAacaaggaaaaggggaaaaaagggttGCTCAGCAAGAAAGACGATAAAGAGGGTGATCTAAAATAAGGAACGGTTTTGAGGTTTGTTTTAGTCAATTATCTCTGTCTTAGAGGTTAAAATACATAGAAGAACTTGATTGGGGGTTAACTTAGCAGCTGGTCTCAAAGTATGATTAACAGCTTTTGGCATGTCCTCTTTGCAGTTTGCTGAAATCATGGTAAAGATTGAGGAATACATCAGCAAACAGCCCAAAGCATCAGAAGGTAATGAAACACCCCTGGTTCATCTTATTTTTTAAAGAGAACTGcgtgcagcccctccccccatttcttcaGTGTGGTGGCATCTGCTGCGGCTCTCCTTCACTCTGCAATATAAAGTACACACACTTAGCTTTAAATACCCCATATGGTTgcttattttgttgttttttctcCTTCCTAGTTCTAGGCCCAGTTGAGGCTGCTCCTGAATATAGAGTCATTGTGGATGCCAACAATCTTACAGTGGAGATTGAGAATGAGTTGAGTGAGTGCAGGGTCTTATTGCctgcttttgtggggggagggggaagaacagTAGAGTATGTTGAGTATTATACCTGCTGTTGTTCAGTGATATATGGCTAGCAGATTGAGAGAGAGACTGGGTACAGTAGCAAGGGAGTGCAGTTGAGTAAGTAGAAGAGTTTAAGATGGGGAAGggttcatttttatttatacttctgttttgtttctccattttatctttacaacaatgaTCCTGTGAGGAagggtaggctgagagagacAAAGGGGTGGGCTACTGAGATCACACAGTGAGTTTCAAAGACAGAATAAGGAGTAAAACCTCATTGTCCCAGATATCCTACTCTGatcttctaaccactacaccattctgGCTCTCTCTATGTGAGCCTAGTGCCTCAGATCAGTTTTGATGGAAGCTTTTGCTTTGCCAGGAAATCTTGTCTATGCTGGCCAATTTGTGAAGGGGTTTATTTCCTAACAGGATGCATGGGCTGGTATTTTCCTAGTGACTTGCTTTTGTTCTCTGGAATGTAAATATATCCTTGGTTGCTTTCTGTTTTGATGGGTCTCTTTTTGCCATTTCTCTCCAGACATTATTCACAAATTTATCCGGGATAAATACTCTAAGCGATTCCCAGAACTGGAATCCCTTGTTCCTAATGCTTTGGATTATATCCGAACTGTCAAGGTATTGGCTGTTTTGAAATATATGAAGTCTATCTAGGCTGTCTTGAAGAAGCTGGGGCTTCATGTGGGTAAATCATGTGccccacttctgggtcatgccTCCTTCCTTCTTTACAAAAGCTTAATCCAAAATTTCAAACCAGAATTCTTCAGGGGGAGGTCCAAGAGTTAAGTTTTGGTTGTAGTACATTTGCAGTATTTCCTAACCTAATATGTTCAGAGATCTTCAGTTTTAAGAAGTCCCTTTATTTATTCTTAAGATGTCTGTTGCTTGCAGGAACTGGGCAACAGCTTGGATAAATGCAAGAACAATGAAAACCTTCAACAGATCCTCACCAATGCTACCATTATGGTGGTTAGTGTCACAGCATCCACTACCCAAGGGTAAGAGGGGAATCTGAAGAACCCAAGCAAGCATTTGGGAGGTGAATGTGATGTGGCCTAAACTGATATGAAACAGAATAAGTGGAGAATAACAGAATTGTAAAGTAGGAGGAGTTTAGTGTCTGGGACAGGAGTGTTAActtgagtccctgctgagctgtGAAAGCTCAAATGGTGGCTTTTTTCAAAAGTGTTCTGTGCATAGTTGATTTGTATACTTTTTTAGTCCATGCAAGAAAGGGAAAAGGAGACTAAAAATGTAAGATTGGTCTTTCATAGTATATTTTGGGGGCAAATAGTAATGTGAGCTACACTGTACCTGGAAATCTATGAATATTGCTGCTACCCCACCATGGATACAGAGGTATGCTTTCTTTCAAAAAGGAAGACTTGCAAGCCTTCAGAAGTATTTCAAGTACAGACATTTCATTCTCCAAGCCCCTTCCTGATACCTCTCCAGGTTGGGTTCCCCTATCCCTTTGTTCATTCTCTCATTTTGTAACGCATTTACCAAATAATGAAGAAATTGCTCCCAGTAATAGTTGTTGCTAATAATTGTGACTTTTGGAGTTAGATGTATATTCTTGTCCAAATGCACACAAATTTTGGGAGGAGGCATAACACAGGTAGAAGGTGAGATGGTTAACTGAGAGGAAAGCACAGCAGATATAACACACTGCAGACTTACACTTTGTAGAATTTAACAGGCAAAAATCACTGTGTGCTTCAAGGGTATAGAACAAATTGGTTGGATGCTAATTGAAGGGGTATTAGGTTGCAGTCTGATTAGAAGTGAAGTGTGTGTGTACTGGGCTGAGGCCATCTTTTGCTGCTCTTCTAGAGGCTTCCAGTGTGAATGTTCTGAACTCATGAGAAGCAGCTGCCAGGGTCTGTAATGGTAGCCTAGAGtacttcttttttgggggggggggtgttcttaaAAGTTGATAAGGAGACTGAAAAAATCACAATGTCAATTCTAGttagagctttttttaaaaaaacttgctgTCTCCTACAGGGAGCTGAAGCACAATGGCCGAATAGCTGGCCTTGAACAttgcctttctctccccacaggcAACAGTTAACAGAAGAAGAACTGGAGCGCATTGAGGAGGCCTGTGACATGGCCCTGGAGCTGAATCAGTCCAAGCATCGCATCTATGAGTATGTGGAATCCCGCATGTCCTTCATTGCGCCCAACCTGTCCATCATTGTGGGGGCCTCCACTGCTGCAAAAATTATGGGTGAGACTCCAGAAGAGTTGGCTTTCATTAGATATGTGTGAATTTAGCATGTGTTGGGGACGGAATGGAGCTAATCCCTTGTGTGAAACCTTAGGTGCTTTCCCACATGCTGACTAATGTGCTTTCACTTCATTTTCAGTGCAGTTTAGTGATGGTTCACAAGTGGGtttttctgtttcacacagtcaGATCTAGTTGCAAAGCGGTTTCTTGTGTTTCCCTTGTTCAGGAGAAATGAAGTGTGAAGTTCTCCAAGGGGGATGTGAAACAGTTCTTCAAAAAGTTTTTTCCCACCCCAGAATGTGGGAGGGTCTTTTCTTCACAATGAACCTGGCCATTAGCTTAGGTTAAGGTCCTCTTTTGGGTGCTCAAGATTATTcattagggcaggggtccccagccttttcaaGGCTGCAGGAACAtttgaaatttagagggggagtaGTATGTGCCACCCCAaattgctgctacaggaggtgcagcAGAATGGAACAATCCCTCCTTATGCCTCCTGGGATGATGGAAATCTGAATGGGAAATGGAACTATATGTGGAATAAGGAAACCCCAGGCACTTAACAGTTCTCCTGATTAAAAACCATTTGAATAAGGGGAGCCAGTAATATGCCTTACCTTAAAATGGTCCCACCTACTTCATAAAAAGCTTGGGAGATGCCTTGATGCTCGTGGGCACCAAATTGGAAAACCCTGGTTTAGAAGAAGGCATTTGCAATAGAATTTTGTCTCTGTTGGAGGGAAATGCCAGGAGTGGCTGATCTAAAAACTGAAACCAACTTGGCCTCTTTGTCTTGGCTTGCTCATCCTCTATTTTCTTTGCTTACCAAGGTATCGCTGGTGGCCTGACAAACCTCTCCAAGATGCCCGCCTGTAACATCATGCTTCTGGGAGCCCAAAGGAAGACCCTCTCTGGATTTTCCAGCACTTCTGTCCTCCCTCATACTGGCTACATCTACCATAGTGACATTGTACAGTCGTTGCCTCCAGTATGTGCTGTCTCATAGCCCCCACACCCTGCCCAGTTGGTTTGTTAGCATGTGACCTTCTTCACAGAAATTAACAAGGCAGCCTTTGGTTTAATTCTCCCATTGCAGGATTTGCGGAGGAAGGCTGCTCGCTTGGTGGCTGCAAAATGCACACTGGCGGCACGTGTGGACAGCTTTCACGAAAGCCCAGAGGGGAAGGTAAGGACTATTGCATGCAGAAGGCAGAGGGCAGCTGGGAAATTGAAAAATGTACAGGTATAATTGAGGTACAATTGTGTCTCACAATAAGAATGTTAGAAGAATACTGGGAGCCGAAATTCACTCATTCTTTTAGAACAAAGGGGCTAGGATGGAATTGTCAGATCCAGGACCATGGGGAGAAGAGGATTTGTGGtgagggtctcaggcaggggtggaGAGTGAGTTGTTAAAGCTGGGTAGGGCCAAGGAGCTGCAGTTCCTGACCCCTTCAGGGGTGGAAGACTGTGGGATGGGATGGGCAGAGGTGAGGTTCATTCCTGTAATCCAAAcaactcctcttccccccccccccaatttccattACAATGCAGGTTGGTTATGACCTCAAGGAGGAGATTGAAAGAAAATTTGACAAGTGGCAGGAACCCCCTCCTGTTAAACAAGTGAAACCACTTCCTGCACCTTTGGATGGACAAAGGAAGAAGCGTGGAGGCCGAAGGTATGAGTGGAACAGGAAATAGCTTGAAGGGAAGAGCTGACAGATTTGGGACAGTTAAGGAAATGAAGCAGGATGGAATGTTGGGCATAAGTGTGAGGAAGGGAGATGTACATTTTTATTTGGCTTTCATAAAGTCTAGCATTTGTCACATTGGCTTTTATCTGTTCCTGGATGCTTGCCATTCATCTTGCTGATCTTGAACATTAGGTTTTCTTAGATCTCAAATAATTACAGACATTTAGTTATTACACTGAATACAATTCAGGCATCAAAATCTGAAGCCTTATTTCTCTCTTCACTGAATACAAGGGTCCCTAAGGGCCAATGTGGTGCCATACTAAaatccaggagacccaggttcaaactccCACTctaccttgggctagtcacaaacactcggcctaacctacctcacaaggttgttgtgaggataaatggaaaAGAGGTAAGGTCCCTGTTGAGAGAAAAGATGGGATGTAAATGGCGGGATGCAGATGAAGTAACAAAGTTGTGGGATCAAGCTAGTGGAAGACTCAGCTGTCTTCCACTAGCCTCACCTTGTGCTCCTTCGAAAGGCTTCCTGGCAGACAGACATAACCAGTTGTTGGCATAACAGAAAAAAACAActccaaaggaatttcaaaatgggACATGCAAAACTTAGCTAAGAAAAGTGGGGCAAGGTATTTCCCtacctgactccatttttaatttctttctcattcactgctaggTTACCTTGTTAACTTCCAGGTTTTTCTTTTGGGTTCATAAAATGCCTGCTTTATACTTTCAGGTATCGTAAGATGAAAGAGCGTCTGGGCTTGACAGAAATACGTAAGCAGGCAAACCGGATGAGCTTTGGAGAAGTAAGACATATCTTATGTCTTGTCTTCATGTGAAACTTCTTGGCTAGTTTTGTGGAATGGATGGTAGCTTAATCTTTGGcaaaatgaggaggaggaagcagttTCATTTGTGCCCAGGACAGATGATGTTTCACAGTCATGTTATGTAAGGAATGCTCTTCTGCCTTAGAAGATGAATGTGCTTTTGCTGTGTGCAGGTCCATTGTGCCTAAGTGATGGTTACATATTTGTACAATTGATGCACATAACTGTAAACAAGTAGGCTTCCCACTTTTTCTTCACAGAAGCATGTCGGGGAAAATACATAAAGAGTGTTTAGaggattaattttatttattaacaaTTTTAAGAGTTGGTGTTTCCTGCAGTTCTGAGGTGCTTAACTATAACCAAACCAAGTGCAAGAGGGCCCCCTTCTGCCTTATGATTTTGTCTGCAGTCCTTTCATTCTTGTCAGATTGCATACCTAGTGATGGAATGTCTTCTAGAAAAAAAGCAGAATCCACAAGGAAATCCAAAGAAGTCTGTCCCTATTTGAGTTCTAATACATTTGGTATCAAGCTATACTGGTCCTCAAAGCACTTACAGTCTTTCACAATATATGTGTGGAGGGATATCTCCAGGAGAGGAGAAAAAACATTGGTTTGCTTTGTTCACCCACCCCCTTTTCTCTGGCTGGTCTTTCATTACATGTATTTTTAAGACTAACCTCTTGTCATCTTGGCTTTCTaccttgtttttaaaaatgccatgtaTACCCAACTCCTTCCTCaccttctctttccctccctttacCAGATTGAAGAAGATGCTTACCAGGAAGACCTTGGGTTTAGCCTGGGCCACCTGGGCAAATCAGGCAGTGGCCGTGTCCGACAGACACAAGTCAATGAAGCTACAAAGGCGCGGATCTCAAAGACTTTGCAGGTTAGGAAGCAGGGATTGGATGAAGGAATTTCAGGCACTGCCAGTCCTATCTTGGTGATATTCTCTGTAGTTGTGTGGGTATTGTTGATACTTGAGATAGCATTACTCTTGCGCACACAGGACCACATCAACTTCTATACTAACTGCAGTGTTGAGTAAGGTCCCATCTTACCTGTGGCACAATTATGTGGCATTTCTCTGTCCTGTTTTTGCTTTGTACTCCTCAAGGTCTCTCAGTGCAAGATACTCCACATG
The sequence above is a segment of the Heteronotia binoei isolate CCM8104 ecotype False Entrance Well chromosome 15, APGP_CSIRO_Hbin_v1, whole genome shotgun sequence genome. Coding sequences within it:
- the PRPF31 gene encoding U4/U6 small nuclear ribonucleoprotein Prp31, whose product is MSLADELLADLEEAAEEEEGSFADEEDEPAIEDVQEEMQMDLATDSVKSIAKLWDSKMFAEIMVKIEEYISKQPKASEVLGPVEAAPEYRVIVDANNLTVEIENELNIIHKFIRDKYSKRFPELESLVPNALDYIRTVKELGNSLDKCKNNENLQQILTNATIMVVSVTASTTQGQQLTEEELERIEEACDMALELNQSKHRIYEYVESRMSFIAPNLSIIVGASTAAKIMGIAGGLTNLSKMPACNIMLLGAQRKTLSGFSSTSVLPHTGYIYHSDIVQSLPPDLRRKAARLVAAKCTLAARVDSFHESPEGKVGYDLKEEIERKFDKWQEPPPVKQVKPLPAPLDGQRKKRGGRRYRKMKERLGLTEIRKQANRMSFGEIEEDAYQEDLGFSLGHLGKSGSGRVRQTQVNEATKARISKTLQRTLQKQSMVYGGKSTIRDRSSGTASSVAFTPLQGLEIVNPQAAEKKVAEANQKYFSSMAEFLKVKSEKSGIMSTS